TCTGGCAGCCGCACCGCAACTTCTCCGTCTTCCCGTCCTACAACCTCCAGGTGTACCGGCTGTCGGGCCGGGTGAGCGCGGACTCGCGCGTGCCGCCCGTCATCCTCGGCTGCGGCGAGGGGCAGACACGCTGTGACGTGGCGCTCAGCTTCCTGGAGATCGCCTTCGCGTGGGACCGGCGCGACGACCCGGTGGAGCCGCGCGACGGCTACTACGCGAGCCTGTCCGTGCAGAAGGGCGGCGGCTTGCTGCAGGGTGACTTCAACTACGTGCGGCTGTTGCCGGACCTGCGCTTCTACCGCTCCTTCGGCGAGGAGAAGCGCGTGGTGCTCGCGGGCAAGCTGCGGATGGGGACGCTCAACCCGGCGGGGGACTCGCAGAGCTCCATCGTCACGCGCTTCTTCTCCGGCGGCGCCACGTCCATGCGCGGCTTCAACGGCCAGCGACTGTCGCCCCTGGCGGCGCTCGAGAAGCAGGAGGACACCGACGGGGATGGCGAGCCCGACACCGCGGTGCAGACCGAGGAGTGGGAGACGGTGCCGGTGGGCGGCAACAGCCTGATAGAGACCTCGCTGGAGCTGCGCTACCAGATTACCGAGAGCATCATGCTGGCGGCGTTCTGGGACTCGGGCCTGGTGGGGGTGGAGGGCTTCGACTCGCCGCGCGCGCCGCGGTTGTTCGGTCCCGAGCACTACCACGCGGTGGGCCTGGGGCTGCGCTACCTGACGGTGGTGGGCCCCATCCGCCTGGACATCGCGCGGCGGCTGAATCTGGGCCAGGGATTGCCCGTGGCCACGCCGGGGTACATCTATCCGACCTCCGGTGGATGCTTCGGCATCGGCAGCAAGTGGAAGCCGGATGGACCCACCTCCCGGCAGGCGACCTTCGCGGGCGCCCCTGACGGACAGTGCGCGCTGCACCTGTCGATTGGAGAGGCGTTTTGAGTCGGCGACGCTGGGGGCGACGACTGCTGTGGGGGCTGCTCGGCGGCCTGGCATTCATCGTGCTCGCCGTGGTGGGCGTGCTCGTCTGGGCGACGTCCGCGCCGGGCGAGCGGTTCCTCGTGGGCAAGGGGCTTCAAATCGCCAACGAACAGTTCTCCGGGCGGCTCGAAATCGGCGGGCTGGACCTGGCGCCGCCGGGCGCTGTGCTCACCGGGGTGAAGCTGTATGACCCGGAGGGAGAGCTGGTCGCGGAGATTGCCCGCGTCGAGGCCCGGGTGCGGCTGGGCGGGCTCCTCCAGCAACAGGTCCGATTGACGGAGGCCCGCATCGAGGCGCCCCGCCTCTACCTGGCCCAGGACGAGCGCGGGTTGAACCTGTCGCGTGCGATTGCGCCCCGCGTGCCCAAGCCCGAGGAGCCGCCCGGCCCGCGCGGCAAGCTGCGCGTGGACCTGGACGAGCTGGTGCTCCAGGACGGCTACGTCGACTTCCGCCAGGAATTGGAGGACGGCGGTGAGCGGCACGCGCGGCTGGAGGACCTGGACGCCAAGGCCACCGGACACTTCGCCGCGGCGACGCAGGGCTTCGGCGCGACGCTGGAGGCCACCGCGGCCCTGACGCAGCCGACGAAGGGCCCCGTGAAGCTGAGCCTCAAGGGCGGCGGCGAGGAGGGCGCGCTGGACGCGGACGTGAAGCTGGACCTCGCGGGGCTCCTGCTCGACGCGAGCGCCAACGCGAAGCTCCCTCCGGAAGCGCCGCCCGGCCAGCCTCCCGGCGCGATGAAGGCGGACCTGGTGGTGCGCAAGCTCACCGTGCCGCCGGAGCTGCCGCGCGGCTTCGTGCCCTCGTGGCCCCTGCTGGTGCCCGTGCACGTGGAGGGCACGGCGGGCATCGATGGCGACCTGGCTCGGGCGGAGCTGTCCGGCAAGGCCGCGGACGCGACGCTCGAGTTGAAGGGCGACGTGGACCTGGAGCGGCTGCGCACCCGCGGCGTCACCGTGAAGGTGCGCGGCGTGGACCTGTCCGCGCTGGTGGCCGAGGGACCGAAGACGAGCCTGTCCGCGGACCTGAGCGCGAAGGGCGGCGGCACCAGCCTGGAGACGCTCGACGGCGAGGTGGACCTCACCGTGTCGCCGTCGCGCTTCAAGGGCCAGCCGCTGGGGCCCGTGGAGCTGCACGCGAAGGCAAAGGATGGCCAGTACACGCTGTCGCGGCTCCTGGTGCTGGTGCCGGGCGCCTCGCTCCAGGCCAAGGGCCAGGGCACGACACAGGCGGTGCGCATCGACGGCGGGCTGACGGCGGGCAACCTGGCCCTGCTGTCCGACTCGCTGACGAAGCTGCTGCCCGGCGCGGTGCCGCCCATCTCCGGCAGCGGAACGCTGGAGTTCAAGGTGGAGGGCCCCGTGCGCGCGCCCGGCGTGGTCGCGCAGGGCAACTTCACGTCGCTGACGTATGGCGACTACGCGATTCGCAACCTCACGCTGAACGCGGAGGTGCCGGACGCCACCCGCCCGCTGACGACCGACGCGACGCTGGTGATTGGTGTGCTGAAGGTGGGCGAGCGCCTGTTCCGCGACGTGTCCGTGGGCATCGCCACCGAGGAGCGCCGCCTGGAGGCCAGCGTGCGCGTCATGGGCGACACGGCGCTGGGGCTGACGCTCGCGGGGCTCGTGGACGACGACGGCATGGGGCTGGAGCTGCAGGCGCTGACGCTGTCGTGGCCGGAGGCGACGTGGAAGCTGCAGGGCCCCACGCACGTGGGCTTCGGCGGGGGCAAGGTGGAGGTGGAGCCCGCGCTGCGGCTCGCCTCGGGGGGACAGGCGCTGGGCGTGCGCGCGCTGCTCGTCAACGAGCGGCTGACGGCGCGCGTGGACCTGGACTCGGTGGACCTGTCGCTGTTGCCGCGCGTCGCGGTGCCGGAGTCGTTGGGACTGGGCGGCACGGTGTCGGGCTTCGTCACCGCCCAGGGCCGGATGCCGCGTCCGGACGCGCAGGTGAAGCTGAGCTGGAGCGACGGGCGCGCGAAGGGCTACGAGGACCTGCAGCTCGCGCTGGACGCGACGTACGTGAAGGACCGCGCGCAGGGCACGCTCTCCGCGGGCCTGCCGGTGGCGAAGCTCACCGCGAGCTTCGACGTGCCAGTGCAGGGCGTGCTGAAGCGGCGCAAGGACCCGCTGTCGCTCAAGGCGAACCTGGAGGGCGTGGACCTGGCCGGGGTGATGAAGCTGCTCGAGCGCCCGGAGCCGGTGAGCGGCACCGTGTCCGCGCAGCTCGTGGTGGACGGCACCGCGAAGGACCCGCGCCTGGACTTCGTGGTGAGCGGCCGGCAGGTGAACTACAGCGCGCCGCCCCCGGGCTTCGCCTTGAAGGCCCCGCTGGACTTCGACCTGCGCGCGGCCTCCGACAAGGAGGACGGCACGCTGGACGCGCGCCTGGACGTGCGCGGGCTGGGCACCCAGCAGACCTACGTGGTGCTGCGCACGCCCTTCACGGTGGGCGGGATGATGGCGCGGCCGCCGCAAGCAGAGGACTTCCTCTCCGCGTCGGTGGACCTGGAGGCGCGCGTGGCGGAGCTGCCCCTGGCCCAGTTCGAGGGCGTGGGCGGACTGCAGAAGCCCGGCGGCAATGTGTCCGTGCAGCTCAACCTCACCGGCTCCGCGCTGGTGCCCCAGGCGCGCCTGAGCGTGCTGGGCGTGGGGCTCACCGCGTACGGGCTGCCGCCGATGAACAGCCAATTGGGCGTGGTGGGTGACGACCAGGACGTGCGCGTGACGCTGGCCGCGCAGCGCGAGGACGGGCCCCTGGCGCAGCTGGACCTCACGATGGACGCGCCGCTGGGCGCGCTGCAGGACCAGGAGGTCTACGGACACATCCCCTTCCAGCTCAAGGGTCGGCTGGGCCCGGTGGCCCTGCAGCAGCTGCCCGGCGTGGCCAAGGCGCGCGCGACGGGCGAGCGCGCGCAGCGGACGGGCGCGCCGTCATCCCAGAAGGGACTGCAGGGCGAGCTGGCGGTGGAGCTGGCCGCGCGAGGCACGCTGGACGCGCCGCGCATGGAGCTGACCGCCGGTGTGCAGAAGCTGGGCATGGGCGCGCTGGCGCTGGGTCAAGCGCGGTTGCACTACGGCTACCAGGACGCGCGCTCCAAGTTCGACGTGCTGCTCACCGCGCCGTCGGGCGGAACGATGATGGTGGACGGTGGCCTGGAGCTGGACGTGTCGCTGCCCGCGATTCGCCGGGGCCTGGACACCTCGCGCGCGCCCTTGGAGGTGACGCTGCAGGCGAAGGACTTCGACCCGTCGTTCCTGTCCGGCGCGGTGGAGATGCTGCGCAGCATCGGCGGGTTGATCCAGGCGGACGCGAAGCTCGCGGGCACGCTCGCGGTGCCCACCTTCCAGGGGTCGATGAAGTGGAAGGACGGCAAGCTCGCGCTGATGGGGCTGGGCGAGTACCGCGACATCCAGCTGGCGCTGGAGGCCAGCCAGGAGCGCATGGCCATCAACACGCTGGCCATGAAGGCCGGCGGCGGCTCCGTCTGGCTGGACGCGCCGCTGACGGCCACGCGCAACTCGCGGGGCGAGTACGAGCTGACCAGCCCCCAGGGCAACCCCTACCCGCTCCGCGCCCGCGACTTCCCCATCGTCTTCGACGACCAGTTGATGGCGGTCTTGAGCCTGCGCGCGAAGGTGGAGGGCACCATCTCCGAGCGGCTCGTCAACCTGCGCAACGTCTCCGTGCCGGAGGCCACCGTCGAGCTGCCGGAGGCCAAGCGCAAGGACCTCCAGGACCTGGAGCGCCCCGGCGACGTGGTGCTCGTGCGCAATGGTCAGCCCATCGAGCGGCGCAAGCGCAAGCAGCAACAGCAGCCCTCGCCCGGAGACCCCGAGCCCGAGGCCCCCGCGGGTCCGTCCACCGAGCCTCCGACGCCCGCCGACGCGGAGGAGGACCTGGACGCGGGCGACGAGCCGAAGCCCCAGCGCGCGTACTGGGTGAACGTGAACGCGCCGCGCAACATCTGGGTGAAGGGCAGCGACCTCAACGTGGAGCTGGGCCTGTCCGAGGACTTCCGCGTCGAGTACACCGACGTGGCGCGCCTCTTCGGACAGGTGCGCGTGCTGCGCGGCCGCGTGGACGTGCTGGGTCGCCGCTTCGACGTGCAGCGCGACAGCCTGGTGAGCTTCACCGGCCCGCCCACCGTCCCGTACATCAACGTCACCGCGGAGCACCGCGCCGAGAGCTCCAACATCACGGTGTACGTCACCATCCGGGGCCAGGGCCGCGACATCACCCTGAAGCCCACGAGCGAGCCGCCCCTGCCCGAGTCCGAAATCTACACGCTGCTCGCCACCGGTCGGCGCACGCTGGAGCGAGGCTCCGGCGCGTCCATGACGGCCAGCGCGCAGGCGGCCTCCGTGGTGGGCTCGCTCGTCGCCAACGAGGCACGCAAGGCGCTGGCCGCGAAGCTGCCGCTGGACGTGCTCTCGATTGAAGCGGGCGGCGCGGGCATCGCCGGCACCAAGCTGGAGGTGGGCACCTACGTCACCGACAAAATCTACGTCGGCTACACCGGACGCGTGGGCGCCAACATCCAGCAGGGAGAGAACTCCAACGCGGTCCGCTTCGAGTACCAGTTCGGACCGCGCTGGAGCCTGGAAGGACAGTACGGCGACGCCCGCTCGGGCGGCCTCGACCTCATCTGGACCAACGAGTACTGAGGGCCGCCCTCGCGTGCGAGGGGGCTACAGCCAGTACATCTCGAAGCACGCGCCCACCGGGCCCGCACCGCTGTTGGGCGCCATGGGCGAGCTCACCCACGCGCCGCCCACGCCGCACTGGCTCCACTGCTGATTCGACGAGGACTGCACGCAGGTGCGCGCGGGCACCGAGCGGCCCAGCGTGGCGGACGAGCACCACGGCCATGCCTGGGTGCAGTTGCCAGGGCGCGTGGTGCTGCCCGCGGAGAAGACGCCGGAGACGCACTGGCGCCACATCGCATCGGACGAGCTCTGCACGCAGCCCAGCTCCGGCACCGTCGTGCCCGCCGTCTCCGACACGCAGCCCGTGGACGTCGGGGCACCCCAGTTGAAGCCGCCGTCCGCGTACCGGTGGTAGATGACCGACACCAGCGACGAGCCGCCCACCGTCGTGCGGCCACACTGCGTCGCGTACGCGCCCACCCAGGGCGTGTACGTGTAGAGCGCCGCGGTGGCCTTGTTGGTCGGCTTCACCGAGCACGGGTCCAGCGTCGCCTTCGTCGTGCCCACCTTCCAGCCGGAGATGGTGGCCCGACCCGCGTCCAGGTCCGTGAAGTAGCCGCGCAGCTTCTTCGCCGAGCAATCAATCTGCTTGCCGAAGCCCACGTATTGCGCGTCACACCCGCTGCTGTCGGGACAACCACAGCCGGTGGCCTTGCTCAGGTTGTTGGAGGTGCCGCTCTGCACCAGGCTGGACTCCACCTGGATGCGCGCGAGCATGTACAGGGGGCTGATGCCGAACGCCTTGGAGCGCTCGACGATGAGCGCCGCCGCCGTCTTGTTGCTGAAGGCCGGGTCCCGATACGTGGCCAGGTACGAGCCCTGCTGCGTCAGGAAGGCCTGCACCTGCTCGGTCGTAATCCACTGGTGGCCCAGGAGGTCGGTGTCCTCCAGCAGCCGGTGCATGTCGTACTTCACCGTGGCTCGCTGCAACACCTGTCCGGTCAGCTCGTCGACGAACTCGTCCTGCTCCTCTTCGACAGGGCCACAGCCAACCGCCAACAGCGCGGGCACCATGAGCCACCACAGTCGCGTCTTCATCACGGCCTCGAGGGGGGATGCGCCGTGCCCGCGAGAGAAGCCCTCGCCTCCCAGCGGGCCCGGCAGGGGGGAACCCTCTCGTCTACCCGGCCCCTGCCTCATGTCTCAAGAATTTCTTGAATTGAAGGATTGGCAGATTATTGGCACCAAGTTGGATGGGCGCCCCGAGCGCGGGTGCTGTCCTGGAGTCCAGGGGACTTGAGGCTCACGCGGCGCGTCGGGCTAGCGTCCGGGGCGTATGCACATGCCCTGCTCGATGTGGCTGAAGCGTCTGGTGGTGGTCAGCTTGTCCCTCGTCGTGCTGGGCGGTTGCTCCAGCTCGGATGACGACGGCAAGACACCCGCGGCGGATGGAGGGACGAACACCCCGGACGGCGGAGGCACCGTCACCGGTGACTGCCTGGGAGAGACGTTCCTGGAGTCGCTGGGTGAGGACCGGCTGCTGGTGGGCGCGCAGATGGAGGACGACACCGCGGCGGGCGCGCCGTTCGACGTGCACTACCTGTACATCGCCAGCGGGCTGGTGGACTCGAACAACGTGTGCACGTCGTGCACGTCGGGCTGCAACGCGGGCGGCTCGTCCTGCGCGAATGGCGCGTGCGCGTGGTGGGGGTGCTGGCAGGACTTGTCGCAGCCGCCGGGGGACTACATCCGCGGCTTCGTGTCGCGGGCGGCGGGGCGGCAGCAGCTCCCGTTCATCACGTACTACCAGCAGCTGTTGGGCAGCGTGGGCCCCTCGGGCGAGGGCGAGCAGCAGCTCACGGCGCTCAACGACGCGGCGGTGATGCGGCGCTACTTCGCGGACTATCGCTTCACGCTGCAGCAGGTGGGCAGCGCGCGCGCCCTGCTCCACCTGGAGCCGGACCTGTGGGGCTATCTCCAGTTCTTCTCCAACGGCAATCCGGACTCGGTGCCCGCCCAGGTCGCGAGCGCGAACAACACGGACTGCGCGGGCCTGGCGAACACCGCGTCGGGCCTGAGCCGCTGCATGATTGCGATGGCGCGCAAGTACGCGCCGAACGCGAAGGTGAGCCTGCACGCGAGCCCCTGGTCGACGCGCGTCGACGTGTACCTCAACACCAACGCGTCGTTCGACATCGCGGCCGAGGCACGCAAGGTGGCCGACTTCCTGTCGAAGCTGGGCGCGGCGGACACGGACTTCATCGTCGTGGAGGCGTCGGATCGCGACGCGGGCTTCTACGACAGCATCGGCGAGGAGACGTGGTGGGACGTGGACAACCGCAAGCTGCCCCACTTCCGTCAGGCCTTCACCTGGGCCGCCGCCATCTCCGAGCGGCTGGGCAAGCCGAACTTCTGGTGGCAGCTCCCGGTGGGCAACATGAGCCTGCCGAACAGCAACACGCGCTGGAAGGACAACCGCGTGGACTATTTCTTCTCGCACACCGCGGAGCTGGCGGCCGCGCACTCCGTGGGCTTCTCCTTCGGCGCGGGTGAGGGCCGACAGACGTCGCCGGAGACCGACAACGGCAACCTGGCCAGCCGCGTCCGCGCGTACAAGCAGGCCGGCGGACAGGTGCCTTGCGTGAAGTAGACGTCCCGCTCAGAACAGACGTGAGTAGGTGGGCCTCGCGTCCGGCCTCGGCGTCCACCGCCGACCGTCGCGAGGCAGCCAGAGCAGATGGAAGCGCTCCGCGGGCCCCTCGTAGCGCACCGGGTGCTCGCCGCGCTCGAGCACGAACTCCGCCTGGGTCACCCGCTGACCATCGATGAACAGCGCGCCCGTCTCGAGCACGGACGCGGGCTCGACGAAGTAGCGGCCCTGACGCACGGCGAGGAAGCGGTCCTCCAGCCTGTCCCCGTTCGTCACGTCGTACCGCCGTCCCCACAGGAACAGGTCTCCGTCATACGGCTGGTAGTGCGTGTCGAGGAACCCGCGCAGCCCGGGCGGCAACCCGGACGTCCGCAGGTCATCCACGCGCAGCACGCAGCCCTTCTCCACCAGCGCCTCGGGCACCTCGCGCGCCAGCTGGTCTGGGATGGCGCCGCGCAGATACGCGTCCGTGTAGAAGTAGAAGTGTGCGTGTGGCCGGCTCACGTAGCCGCCGGAGTTGTCATAGGCCACGTCCTCGGGCCCCGTGAGCGTGGCGATGCGCTCGAGCACCTCCCGCTGTCTGGCATTGCCGTCCCCGTCGAGCAGCGACTCCAGTCGCCACGCCTGCAGACAGACGAGTACTCCCAATGCCACACCCAGGGCCGCCCTCGCGCGCACGTGCTCGACGAGGAAACCCACCCCACGCGCCATGAACGGCGCGAGCACGCCCAGCCAGGGCAGCAGGCTGTACGGAAAGGGCGCGCGCTGGAGCGCATAGGAGCCGAACGTCGCCACCGCCGCGAGCAGCAACGTCAGGTCCGCGTCCGCCCAGCGCCCGGGCCCCGTGCTCCCCCACCGCCTCACCGTGGCCGCCACGCCCAGCCCCGCCAGGCCGAAGAGCCACGGCTGCTCTCGCAGCACCGGCCCCAGGTAGTCCCACGGCGAGAAGCCGGGATAGTGGCGCTGGTGCTCGGCGGCCCACACGAAGCACCACTGCCACCACGCGCTCCACGACGCCGTCACCGTGAGGTACGCCGCCACCACCGCGAGCCCCACGCCCGCGCCCGACAGGAACATCGCTGGATGTGCCACCAGCGCTGGTGCGCGCCCGCGTCGAGCCACCAGGTCCACCGCGAGCACCGCGCCCACCACCCCGCCGAAGAACAACACCTTCTGCGAGGCCCACAGCGCGGCCACGTACGACAGCCCCGCCACGAAGCCGAGCCACCGCGTCCCCGGCCGCACCGACAGCGCCGCGAGCGCGCCCAGGAACAGCGCCGTGGACAGCGCATCCGGACGAATCTCCGTGGCGAAGCGCGTGAATGGCACGCACGAGAGCAGCAGCACCGGCCCCAGCCAGCTCACGGCCCGGCCCTCGCGCCGGTTCAGCACCGCCACCGCGACACAGCTCCCCAACAGCGGCACCAGCATGGCCGCGCGCAACGCGAGCACGACCTTCGGCGAGTCCCCCAGCAGCCAGAACACCGGCGCCAGCCCCTGGTACACGAGCGGGAAGTGCACCTCGAAGAAGTCCCGGTAAGGCACCTGCCCCTTCGAGACGAGCCACGCCGCATGGGCATACTGGAACTCGTCGATGCTGAAGGCCTTGTGCAATGCCAGTCGCGCGGCCAGCACCCCCAACCCCAGGAGTCCCAGCCCAAGTGCCACGCGCGTCCACCGTGCGTCCGTCATCGGCCGCCCTCTTACCCCGAATCCCTCCCGCCTCCTGGGGTGGTCCTGACCGCATGAACCGGGCACCAACTTTTGATAGTGGGGAACTATTTTGACCCAGTTGTGCATCCCGCTCTTTCCGTGTATCTCGTCTTTACCCTGTGAGCTTCAAGGGGAGCGGGCCGCCCCCTCATCCCGTGACGACACCTCCAGGTCGGGGCGGCCCGCGTCATTTCGCAGAGGGGGAATCACCACATGTCTCAGCACCATCCGTGGGGCGCCTGGCGCTCCGCGATTGCTCGTTCATGTCTTGGGGCCGTTGGAGCCGTGGCGTTGGTCTGGGGAGCCGTCGCGCCGGGGAGCGCACAGGCCGCCCTCCAATATCCGCCGATGGACCTCAACGCACACTGCGTCCAGCGCTATGGCTCGGGAGCGTTCGCCACGCTGACCGCGAACAATGCCTATGGCTGGTCCTGCTACAAGAATGGCCAGTACCTGGGAATGGACCTCAACCAGGCGTGCCAGACGCAGCACACCAATGGCTTCCAGGCCGCGTACCGCAACTTCAACGACGCCTATTCCTGGTACTGCCAGCTGCGCGCGAACTACACGTCGCAGAAGGGGCAGGTCCACTCGCTCTTCGTCTGGAAGGGGCAGTACGTCGCCCTGCGCACGCCGGACACCACCACCTGTGATGTGAATCGCATCGCCATGCTGGTGGATGGGTTCGACCGGGGCTACCAATTCTACAGCGACGTCACCGGCAGGACGCCCTCGCTGTTCCGCCACTACCAGAACCTGGACAGCATGGCGGTGCTGCCGTCCGGCTACGTGACGGGCTGCGCGAGCGCCTCGGACCCGGCCTGC
The Myxococcus fulvus DNA segment above includes these coding regions:
- a CDS encoding translocation/assembly module TamB domain-containing protein, with translation MSRRRWGRRLLWGLLGGLAFIVLAVVGVLVWATSAPGERFLVGKGLQIANEQFSGRLEIGGLDLAPPGAVLTGVKLYDPEGELVAEIARVEARVRLGGLLQQQVRLTEARIEAPRLYLAQDERGLNLSRAIAPRVPKPEEPPGPRGKLRVDLDELVLQDGYVDFRQELEDGGERHARLEDLDAKATGHFAAATQGFGATLEATAALTQPTKGPVKLSLKGGGEEGALDADVKLDLAGLLLDASANAKLPPEAPPGQPPGAMKADLVVRKLTVPPELPRGFVPSWPLLVPVHVEGTAGIDGDLARAELSGKAADATLELKGDVDLERLRTRGVTVKVRGVDLSALVAEGPKTSLSADLSAKGGGTSLETLDGEVDLTVSPSRFKGQPLGPVELHAKAKDGQYTLSRLLVLVPGASLQAKGQGTTQAVRIDGGLTAGNLALLSDSLTKLLPGAVPPISGSGTLEFKVEGPVRAPGVVAQGNFTSLTYGDYAIRNLTLNAEVPDATRPLTTDATLVIGVLKVGERLFRDVSVGIATEERRLEASVRVMGDTALGLTLAGLVDDDGMGLELQALTLSWPEATWKLQGPTHVGFGGGKVEVEPALRLASGGQALGVRALLVNERLTARVDLDSVDLSLLPRVAVPESLGLGGTVSGFVTAQGRMPRPDAQVKLSWSDGRAKGYEDLQLALDATYVKDRAQGTLSAGLPVAKLTASFDVPVQGVLKRRKDPLSLKANLEGVDLAGVMKLLERPEPVSGTVSAQLVVDGTAKDPRLDFVVSGRQVNYSAPPPGFALKAPLDFDLRAASDKEDGTLDARLDVRGLGTQQTYVVLRTPFTVGGMMARPPQAEDFLSASVDLEARVAELPLAQFEGVGGLQKPGGNVSVQLNLTGSALVPQARLSVLGVGLTAYGLPPMNSQLGVVGDDQDVRVTLAAQREDGPLAQLDLTMDAPLGALQDQEVYGHIPFQLKGRLGPVALQQLPGVAKARATGERAQRTGAPSSQKGLQGELAVELAARGTLDAPRMELTAGVQKLGMGALALGQARLHYGYQDARSKFDVLLTAPSGGTMMVDGGLELDVSLPAIRRGLDTSRAPLEVTLQAKDFDPSFLSGAVEMLRSIGGLIQADAKLAGTLAVPTFQGSMKWKDGKLALMGLGEYRDIQLALEASQERMAINTLAMKAGGGSVWLDAPLTATRNSRGEYELTSPQGNPYPLRARDFPIVFDDQLMAVLSLRAKVEGTISERLVNLRNVSVPEATVELPEAKRKDLQDLERPGDVVLVRNGQPIERRKRKQQQQPSPGDPEPEAPAGPSTEPPTPADAEEDLDAGDEPKPQRAYWVNVNAPRNIWVKGSDLNVELGLSEDFRVEYTDVARLFGQVRVLRGRVDVLGRRFDVQRDSLVSFTGPPTVPYINVTAEHRAESSNITVYVTIRGQGRDITLKPTSEPPLPESEIYTLLATGRRTLERGSGASMTASAQAASVVGSLVANEARKALAAKLPLDVLSIEAGGAGIAGTKLEVGTYVTDKIYVGYTGRVGANIQQGENSNAVRFEYQFGPRWSLEGQYGDARSGGLDLIWTNEY